Proteins encoded within one genomic window of Saccharopolyspora pogona:
- a CDS encoding IS1634 family transposase, with protein sequence MGGYVRCAYVKRSTRRTRDGQVIGYLQLAHNEWDPVSKSSKTRVLHNFRREDQVDLEAVRRLVASLSKLLTPGQALAAGAPAELAFTASVAFGGTHALDGIWSELGIAAQLRTLGAKRRFDARFERILFALVANRALAPSSKLAAADWISHDVHIAGLDEVGEDACYRAMDWLPAIEPVLAREVYFSVAHLLNLEVDLLFFDTTSTYFETGQADEAVSRDQHGRRVEPDAPAAAGEAGFRAFGKSKDHRDDLPQVIVGMAVTRDGIPVRCWSWPGNTADSALIRQVRDQLREWNLARIVWVGDRGFASEANRRYLQQGGGHYILGEKLRGGTAAADTALSRQGRYQKVRDNLEVKEVRLDPDLADDRFVICFNPDEAERDRVTRERHVSTLTELITDSDKLSKTKRGELRGVISTKKHLNRYLRLTAGGLLRVDQAAIKREANLDGKYLLRCSDPKLSAEDIALGYKQLLEVERGWRDMKTVLDLRPVYHRREDRIRAHVLLCWLGLLLIRVAENRTGRRWPDLRRDLDRIHLGTFTGPAGVFRRRTDLTPTQTALFTALGINPPPLVIEAAPG encoded by the coding sequence GTGGGTGGTTACGTTCGGTGCGCGTACGTGAAGCGCTCGACCCGCAGGACTCGCGACGGGCAGGTCATCGGCTATCTGCAGTTGGCCCATAACGAGTGGGACCCGGTGTCGAAGTCGTCGAAGACGCGCGTGCTGCACAACTTCAGACGTGAGGATCAGGTCGACCTTGAGGCGGTGCGGCGGCTGGTCGCGTCGCTGAGCAAGCTGCTGACGCCGGGACAGGCGCTGGCCGCCGGGGCGCCGGCGGAGCTGGCGTTCACCGCCTCGGTCGCCTTCGGCGGCACGCACGCCCTGGACGGGATCTGGTCCGAGCTGGGGATCGCTGCGCAGTTGCGCACGCTCGGGGCCAAGCGCCGATTCGACGCCCGGTTCGAACGGATCTTGTTCGCGCTCGTGGCGAACCGGGCGTTGGCGCCGTCGTCGAAGCTGGCCGCGGCCGACTGGATCAGCCACGACGTGCATATCGCAGGGCTGGACGAGGTCGGTGAGGACGCCTGTTATCGGGCGATGGACTGGCTGCCGGCCATCGAGCCGGTGCTGGCCCGCGAGGTCTACTTCTCCGTGGCACACCTGCTTAATCTCGAGGTGGACCTGCTGTTTTTCGATACCACCAGCACCTATTTCGAGACCGGGCAAGCCGACGAGGCGGTGTCACGCGATCAGCACGGCAGGCGGGTCGAGCCGGATGCTCCTGCGGCCGCGGGCGAGGCGGGGTTCCGCGCGTTCGGCAAGTCCAAGGATCACCGCGACGACCTGCCGCAGGTCATCGTGGGGATGGCGGTCACCCGTGACGGGATCCCGGTGCGCTGCTGGTCCTGGCCCGGCAACACCGCCGATTCCGCTCTGATCCGCCAGGTCCGTGACCAGCTACGTGAGTGGAACCTGGCCCGGATCGTCTGGGTCGGCGACCGTGGCTTCGCCTCCGAAGCCAACCGCCGGTATCTGCAGCAGGGCGGCGGGCACTACATCCTCGGAGAGAAGCTGCGCGGCGGCACCGCCGCGGCCGACACCGCCTTGTCACGTCAGGGCCGCTACCAGAAGGTCCGCGACAACCTCGAGGTCAAGGAAGTCCGCCTCGATCCGGACCTGGCCGACGATCGCTTCGTGATCTGCTTCAACCCCGACGAAGCCGAACGCGACCGCGTCACCCGCGAGCGGCATGTCAGCACCCTGACCGAACTCATCACCGACTCCGACAAGCTCAGCAAGACCAAACGGGGCGAGCTACGCGGCGTGATCTCCACCAAGAAGCACCTCAACCGCTACCTGCGCCTGACCGCGGGCGGGCTGCTACGCGTCGATCAGGCCGCGATCAAACGCGAGGCCAACCTCGACGGCAAGTACCTGCTGCGCTGCTCGGATCCGAAGCTGTCAGCCGAGGACATCGCGCTGGGCTACAAGCAACTACTCGAAGTGGAACGCGGTTGGCGCGACATGAAGACGGTGCTGGACCTGCGGCCGGTCTACCACCGCCGCGAAGACCGCATCCGCGCCCACGTCCTGCTCTGCTGGTTGGGTCTGCTGCTCATCCGCGTCGCCGAGAACCGCACCGGCCGCCGCTGGCCCGACCTGCGCCGCGACCTCGACCGTATCCACCTGGGCACCTTCACCGGCCCAGCCGGCGTCTTCCGCCGCCGCACCGACCTCACCCCCACGCAGACGGCACTGTTCACCGCACTCGGCATCAACCCGCCCCCGCTGGTCATCGAGGCCGCACCCGGCTGA
- a CDS encoding amino acid ABC transporter permease, with the protein MSSVLLDNWELFRIGFLTTIKLFLVAGALSLVLGTLLAACRVSSLPALRAVGTGYVNTMRSTPLVLVFAFLVFAAPKMGVELPSFFWAAIAALTAYTSAFICEVVRSGINTVPAGQAEAARSVGMTFLQVLGIVVLPQAFRAIMPPLTSTAIALLKNTTIAAGFSVVEAGSIPAAMAERGENQMVTLFWITVGFLILILPLMLAQRWAERRAAVPA; encoded by the coding sequence ATGTCCTCTGTTCTCTTAGACAACTGGGAACTGTTCCGGATCGGTTTCCTGACCACGATCAAGCTGTTCCTGGTCGCCGGGGCGCTGAGCTTGGTGCTGGGAACGCTTCTGGCGGCCTGCCGAGTGTCCTCGTTACCGGCACTGCGAGCGGTCGGCACCGGTTACGTCAACACGATGCGCAGCACTCCGCTGGTGTTGGTGTTCGCCTTCCTCGTTTTCGCCGCTCCGAAGATGGGAGTCGAGCTGCCCTCCTTCTTCTGGGCTGCGATCGCGGCGCTCACCGCGTACACGAGTGCCTTCATCTGCGAGGTGGTGCGGTCGGGTATCAACACCGTGCCTGCGGGGCAGGCGGAGGCCGCGCGCTCGGTCGGCATGACATTCCTCCAAGTCCTGGGGATCGTGGTCTTGCCGCAGGCCTTCCGCGCGATCATGCCACCGCTGACGAGTACGGCGATCGCGTTGCTGAAGAACACCACTATCGCTGCTGGATTCTCGGTGGTGGAGGCCGGATCGATTCCTGCGGCGATGGCTGAGCGCGGGGAGAATCAAATGGTCACGTTGTTCTGGATCACGGTCGGTTTCCTGATCCTGATCCTTCCGCTAATGCTCGCTCAGCGGTGGGCCGAACGACGGGCGGCGGTGCCGGCATGA
- a CDS encoding amino acid ABC transporter ATP-binding protein gives MADVNKRFGEAHVLKDVNLTIGRGDVIVVLGPSGSGKSTLCRTINRLERIDSGVITIDGDPLPAEGKALAQLRADVGMVFQSFNLFAHKSVLENVVLGPVKVRKVDRTVAEKKAVRLLERVGVADQANKYPAQLSGGQEQRVAIARALAMDPKVLLFDEPTSALDPEMVQEVLDVMTDLVEQGMTMVVVTHEMGFARRAADRVVFMSDGEIVEETDPDAFFTAPSSRRAQDFLGKILTH, from the coding sequence TTGGCCGACGTCAACAAGCGGTTCGGCGAAGCCCATGTGCTCAAGGACGTCAACCTGACCATCGGCAGGGGCGACGTCATCGTCGTACTCGGACCATCTGGTTCCGGGAAGTCCACGCTGTGCCGCACGATCAACCGGCTCGAGCGCATCGATTCGGGTGTGATCACCATCGATGGCGACCCGCTGCCCGCTGAGGGGAAAGCGCTCGCCCAACTTCGTGCCGACGTCGGTATGGTCTTTCAGTCGTTCAATCTCTTCGCGCACAAGTCCGTTCTCGAGAACGTCGTGCTGGGGCCGGTCAAGGTACGTAAGGTCGATCGGACCGTGGCCGAGAAAAAGGCCGTGCGGTTGCTGGAAAGGGTAGGTGTCGCCGATCAGGCGAACAAGTACCCGGCCCAGCTCTCAGGCGGCCAGGAGCAGCGGGTGGCGATCGCACGGGCGCTGGCAATGGACCCGAAAGTCCTCCTGTTCGACGAACCGACGTCTGCACTGGACCCCGAGATGGTCCAAGAGGTCCTGGACGTGATGACAGACCTCGTGGAGCAAGGCATGACGATGGTCGTCGTCACCCATGAGATGGGCTTTGCGCGTCGCGCCGCGGACCGCGTCGTATTCATGTCCGACGGTGAAATCGTCGAGGAGACGGATCCCGACGCGTTCTTCACCGCCCCGTCGTCCCGGCGCGCACAGGACTTCCTGGGCAAGATCCTCACCCACTGA
- a CDS encoding histidine phosphatase family protein, with the protein MPFILSRTNGLQRTRGGPPAQHSDHPLAPGAETWTSYLQRATTALQNILARHAGGTVLIVGHGETITAAAHHFLNLAASLRATAAFAANYASITRWEQQPLSWTRPGAGWRWTLLTHNDTTHLTK; encoded by the coding sequence ATGCCGTTCATCCTCTCCAGAACCAACGGCCTCCAACGAACCCGGGGTGGTCCACCCGCCCAACACTCAGACCACCCACTCGCACCCGGCGCCGAAACCTGGACTTCCTACCTCCAGCGCGCCACCACGGCCCTGCAGAACATCCTCGCCCGCCACGCCGGCGGCACAGTGCTGATCGTCGGACACGGCGAAACCATCACCGCCGCCGCACACCACTTCCTCAACCTCGCCGCCAGCCTCCGCGCCACCGCAGCGTTCGCCGCGAACTACGCCAGCATCACGCGATGGGAGCAACAGCCACTCTCCTGGACCCGCCCCGGAGCCGGATGGCGCTGGACTCTACTCACCCACAACGACACCACCCACCTCACCAAGTAG
- a CDS encoding ABC transporter ATP-binding protein — protein MTVQGDSVFAIDDVVLRRQATPVLDHVSARIPAAACTAVVGRSGAGKSTLLRLLTRLDDPDTGQIAFRGIPLARHDVLDLRRRVQLVAQQPVLLSDSVVDEIRLGRPQLGRADVACLLSRVGLPSSLLDRTTAGLSGGEAQRVCLARALALEPEVLLLDEPTAALDAASAAAIDDTVRAHVNRGGTAVLVSHNTAQVDRVADHVIVMDNGHVRACGPPDVIRNQETAP, from the coding sequence GTGACGGTGCAAGGAGACTCCGTATTCGCGATCGACGACGTGGTCCTGCGGCGCCAGGCCACGCCGGTGCTCGATCACGTGAGCGCGCGAATCCCCGCCGCAGCCTGTACCGCCGTCGTCGGGCGCAGCGGGGCGGGAAAGTCGACGCTGCTGCGGTTGCTGACCCGGCTCGACGACCCCGACACCGGGCAGATCGCCTTCCGCGGGATCCCCTTGGCCCGGCATGATGTGCTGGATCTGCGGCGCCGGGTGCAGTTGGTCGCCCAGCAGCCGGTGTTGCTCAGCGATTCGGTTGTCGACGAAATCCGGCTCGGCCGCCCGCAACTCGGCCGGGCGGACGTGGCTTGCCTCCTGTCGCGGGTCGGGCTGCCGTCCTCGCTGCTCGACCGCACCACCGCCGGGCTCTCCGGCGGAGAAGCTCAACGGGTCTGTCTCGCCCGCGCTCTGGCTCTGGAGCCGGAGGTGCTGCTGCTGGATGAGCCCACCGCCGCACTGGACGCAGCCAGCGCAGCCGCGATCGACGACACCGTCCGGGCCCACGTCAACCGCGGTGGCACGGCGGTGCTCGTCAGCCACAACACCGCCCAGGTCGACCGGGTCGCCGACCACGTGATCGTCATGGACAACGGCCACGTCCGCGCCTGCGGACCACCCGATGTCATCCGGAACCAGGAGACCGCTCCATGA
- a CDS encoding IS3 family transposase (programmed frameshift), whose translation MNGMAAARKYPVELKERAVGMVRDLERELGPGRGAIARVAQQLGVNPEALRYWLRQDDQGRRPSGERAAGSVSEADVRIAELERENRELRRANEILKAASAFFRTGTGPSTAEIAGFVDTYRSEFGVAPVCEVIGFAVSTYYATKKRQGQPSDRRSRDEELIPEIRAVWEQQGKGMYGARKVWKQLLREGVKVARCTVERLMRAEGMTGVVATRHRPRTTIPGNADTRPRDLVERDFRAPAPNQLWVTDVTYVDILDGDFCYTAFVTDAFSRAIVGWQVSDNLRTELALDALDMALWSRKEHLSKALVHHSDRGVQYTSIRYGKRLADAGIERSVGSTGDSYDNALAESVNALYKKELIARNGPWKDAAEVTLATAEWVYWYNHERLHSWCGDRPPMEFEQAFRQRRHVQPPTAA comes from the exons ATGAACGGCATGGCAGCGGCGAGGAAGTACCCGGTGGAGTTGAAGGAACGCGCGGTGGGGATGGTGCGTGATCTGGAGCGGGAGCTGGGTCCGGGGCGTGGGGCGATCGCGCGGGTGGCCCAGCAGTTGGGGGTCAATCCGGAGGCGTTGCGGTACTGGTTACGTCAGGACGATCAGGGGCGGCGGCCCTCGGGCGAGCGGGCGGCGGGCTCGGTATCGGAGGCTGACGTGCGGATCGCGGAATTGGAGCGGGAGAACCGCGAGCTTCGCCGGGCGAACGAGATCCTGAAAGCGGCTTCTGCTTTTT TTCGCACGGGAACTGGACCCTCGACCGCCGAGATAGCTGGGTTCGTCGATACCTACCGTAGCGAATTCGGTGTCGCCCCGGTGTGCGAGGTGATCGGATTTGCGGTGTCGACGTATTACGCGACGAAGAAACGTCAGGGGCAGCCGTCGGATCGCCGGTCGCGGGATGAGGAACTGATCCCGGAGATCCGGGCGGTCTGGGAACAGCAGGGCAAAGGGATGTACGGGGCCCGGAAAGTGTGGAAACAGCTCTTACGCGAGGGAGTGAAGGTGGCGCGGTGCACGGTTGAGAGACTGATGCGCGCCGAAGGCATGACCGGGGTCGTGGCCACACGGCACCGGCCGCGGACGACGATCCCCGGCAATGCGGACACCAGGCCGCGTGACCTGGTGGAACGAGATTTCAGGGCGCCGGCGCCGAACCAGCTGTGGGTCACCGATGTGACCTATGTGGACATTCTCGATGGTGATTTCTGCTATACCGCTTTCGTGACGGATGCGTTTTCCCGCGCGATCGTGGGCTGGCAGGTGTCGGACAACCTGAGAACCGAGCTTGCGCTAGACGCGCTCGATATGGCATTGTGGTCCCGGAAAGAACATCTCAGTAAAGCATTGGTACATCACAGCGATCGAGGTGTTCAATACACCTCGATCCGTTACGGGAAACGGCTCGCCGACGCCGGGATCGAACGATCCGTTGGCAGTACGGGCGATTCCTACGACAATGCGCTGGCAGAGTCGGTCAACGCTCTCTACAAAAAGGAACTCATCGCCCGGAACGGCCCATGGAAAGACGCCGCCGAGGTCACCTTGGCGACCGCGGAATGGGTTTACTGGTATAATCATGAACGGTTGCACTCCTGGTGCGGCGACAGGCCACCGATGGAGTTCGAGCAAGCCTTCCGGCAACGCAGACACGTGCAGCCCCCGACAGCGGCATAG
- a CDS encoding ABC transporter permease: MNLTSVTWLHVAMSVVLIAIAVAVATHQRLAVSRDMLLAAVRAAVQLAAAGAVLLLLFQHAGLPGALGWVAVMILIAGQVAGRRGRAVPRAPALATLAITAGSLVALSSLLLVRILPTRPEVVIPIGGMIVSTAMQATGLTLLRLAEDTRQARPAIEARLSLGMTVQDAFAQHRRSAARTALLPAIDSTKVVGLISLPGAMTGLILAGVDPLTAIRYQIVVMYMLLAAATVAAAVASHLAQRALFDTSAHRLQQPR, from the coding sequence ATGAACCTCACCAGCGTGACCTGGCTGCACGTAGCGATGTCCGTGGTGCTGATCGCGATCGCGGTCGCCGTCGCCACCCACCAACGGCTCGCGGTGAGCAGAGACATGCTTCTCGCTGCCGTCCGGGCAGCCGTGCAACTGGCCGCGGCCGGCGCCGTCCTGCTCCTGCTGTTCCAGCATGCCGGGCTACCAGGCGCCCTGGGCTGGGTCGCGGTGATGATCCTCATCGCCGGACAGGTCGCCGGGCGCCGAGGCCGCGCCGTGCCCCGCGCCCCCGCACTGGCCACTCTCGCGATCACAGCCGGGTCGCTCGTAGCGTTGAGCAGCCTGCTACTGGTCCGCATCCTGCCCACCCGACCCGAGGTCGTCATCCCGATCGGCGGCATGATCGTCTCCACCGCCATGCAGGCCACCGGCCTGACCCTGCTGCGACTCGCCGAAGACACCCGTCAAGCACGCCCCGCCATCGAGGCCCGGTTGTCACTGGGTATGACAGTCCAGGACGCTTTCGCCCAACACCGCCGCTCCGCCGCCCGCACCGCACTCCTGCCCGCGATCGACTCCACCAAAGTCGTCGGACTGATCAGCCTGCCCGGCGCGATGACCGGACTCATCCTCGCCGGAGTCGACCCCCTGACCGCCATCCGCTACCAGATCGTGGTCATGTACATGCTGCTGGCCGCAGCAACCGTGGCCGCCGCCGTCGCCAGCCACCTCGCCCAACGAGCGCTCTTCGACACCTCAGCACACCGACTTCAGCAACCGCGGTGA
- a CDS encoding PDR/VanB family oxidoreductase encodes MSVRLLMAARLKAESWPASDVRELTFEPVHRTEFPPFIPGDHVQLQHQNGTTRDYSLIGSTNDLSTYRIAVRRESDGRGGSVLFQDELALGDLVFVSYPKEGMRIDSAAAHHVFVAGGIGVTAVLGLLGGLPRGAASEVHYCVRNRVDAAYQDVLGHSGAKLVLHESSAGGRLDVLTFVKDLPREATLYYCGPPSLMAAIADATSDFDPARVRCESFTGVTTEPGEKLGDVFDAWLVLSKRVIRVPEDESLLQAVLRENVPVDYSCEGGACGSCVLEVVDGEIDHRDLCLSEDERKEVMTSCVSRGRGPISLRA; translated from the coding sequence ATGAGTGTGCGGTTGTTGATGGCCGCTCGGCTGAAGGCCGAATCGTGGCCAGCGTCCGACGTCCGCGAACTGACCTTCGAGCCAGTCCACAGAACCGAGTTCCCCCCGTTCATCCCGGGAGATCACGTCCAGCTACAGCACCAGAACGGGACCACGCGAGATTACTCGCTCATAGGGTCGACCAACGATCTTTCCACCTACCGCATCGCGGTTCGCAGGGAGAGCGATGGCCGCGGCGGCTCAGTCTTGTTCCAGGACGAGTTGGCGCTGGGGGATCTGGTGTTCGTATCCTACCCGAAAGAAGGTATGCGGATCGACTCCGCCGCTGCGCACCACGTGTTCGTCGCTGGCGGGATCGGGGTCACGGCGGTGCTGGGGCTGCTGGGCGGATTGCCTCGTGGAGCGGCGAGCGAAGTCCACTACTGCGTACGCAACCGCGTCGATGCTGCCTACCAGGATGTCCTGGGGCACTCAGGTGCGAAGCTGGTCCTGCACGAGTCCAGCGCAGGTGGCCGGCTGGATGTACTGACCTTCGTGAAGGACTTGCCTCGGGAGGCCACCCTGTACTACTGCGGTCCACCGAGCCTCATGGCCGCGATCGCCGACGCCACATCCGACTTCGACCCGGCGCGCGTTCGCTGCGAGAGTTTTACCGGTGTGACAACCGAACCGGGGGAGAAGCTCGGCGATGTTTTCGACGCATGGCTGGTCCTGTCGAAGCGAGTGATTCGCGTCCCTGAGGACGAGTCGCTTCTGCAAGCGGTGCTGCGCGAGAACGTGCCCGTCGACTACTCGTGCGAGGGCGGTGCTTGCGGCAGCTGTGTCCTCGAAGTGGTCGACGGGGAGATCGACCACAGAGATCTGTGTCTGAGCGAGGATGAACGTAAGGAGGTGATGACCTCGTGCGTCTCACGAGGACGCGGACCGATCTCGCTGCGGGCCTGA
- a CDS encoding glutamate ABC transporter substrate-binding protein produces the protein MKIRNLSIAGALAVILVATGCGKEGTPGGSAAGACGPPAPLPVANGINLADSPTFARIRGRGHVVVGVKADQPGLAYKDASGNRCGFDVEIARLMSAGLGFDPGSIEYKEIPSANREAAIQAGEVDYYVGSYTINDKRKEQISFAGPYIIAGQSLLVRKDEKDITGKDTLKGKKVCSATGTTSIQRVRDMGLTEPGNIVEFKTGSECVSQLLDGKVDTNTTDDAILKGYAAASPDELKLVGETFSEEKYGIGLALSDKPLREAMNDVLAKAGADGTWQKLYDSTLGKSGIPAVPPAPERY, from the coding sequence ATGAAGATCCGAAACTTGTCCATCGCAGGTGCTTTGGCTGTCATCCTCGTGGCCACCGGGTGCGGGAAAGAGGGCACTCCAGGGGGATCGGCAGCCGGTGCGTGCGGTCCGCCGGCACCGTTGCCTGTCGCCAACGGCATCAACCTCGCCGACAGTCCGACCTTCGCCAGGATCAGGGGCCGCGGGCACGTGGTGGTCGGTGTGAAGGCGGACCAGCCCGGCCTCGCCTACAAGGATGCGAGTGGAAATCGCTGCGGCTTCGACGTAGAGATCGCACGATTGATGTCGGCAGGTCTCGGCTTCGATCCCGGGTCAATCGAGTACAAGGAGATCCCCTCGGCGAACCGGGAAGCGGCGATCCAAGCGGGCGAGGTCGACTACTACGTCGGCAGCTACACCATCAACGACAAGCGCAAGGAACAGATCTCCTTCGCCGGGCCGTACATCATTGCCGGCCAGAGCCTGCTCGTGCGTAAGGACGAGAAGGACATCACCGGGAAGGACACCCTCAAGGGGAAGAAGGTCTGCTCCGCGACGGGGACGACCTCGATCCAGCGGGTGAGGGATATGGGCTTGACCGAACCCGGGAACATCGTCGAGTTCAAGACCGGCTCGGAATGTGTTTCCCAGCTGCTTGACGGCAAAGTGGACACCAACACCACAGACGACGCGATCCTGAAGGGGTATGCGGCGGCCTCGCCGGACGAGCTGAAGTTGGTCGGGGAGACGTTCAGCGAGGAGAAGTACGGCATCGGCCTGGCGCTGTCGGACAAACCGCTGCGGGAAGCGATGAACGATGTGCTGGCCAAGGCCGGCGCTGATGGCACTTGGCAGAAGCTGTACGACTCGACCCTGGGCAAGTCCGGGATCCCGGCAGTTCCGCCGGCGCCCGAGCGGTACTGA
- a CDS encoding amino acid ABC transporter permease, whose protein sequence is MNHVLYDAPGPRAVVRNRIADVVVVAVLVVAIGWIIYRLYESGQFELRRWEQFQYIAIQRQLLEGLWNTLRAAGIAAVLAIVFGAMFASARISDHVWIRVPATVVVETFRAVPMLILMFFFYYGSLQYDLGLSPMWAVVLGLTLYNGSVLAEVFRAGLVAVPVGQREAAYAIGFRKNQVVRTILLPQAVRTMLPAIISQLVILLKDTSLGFIITYNELLYVGRQMGARQEFGFPYIPTYMVIAVVYIGLCGLLTLLANRLEVRGRRAVKTARSPLSSDLPANRDTARPDKIPMGKS, encoded by the coding sequence ATGAACCACGTGCTCTACGACGCACCCGGCCCGCGGGCCGTGGTCAGGAACAGGATCGCCGATGTCGTGGTGGTGGCTGTCCTGGTTGTCGCGATCGGCTGGATCATCTACCGGCTGTACGAGTCCGGGCAGTTCGAGCTGCGCCGGTGGGAGCAGTTCCAGTACATCGCGATTCAGCGGCAGCTTCTCGAAGGCTTGTGGAACACGCTGCGGGCAGCGGGAATCGCGGCGGTCCTCGCGATCGTGTTCGGTGCGATGTTCGCATCGGCACGGATCAGCGACCATGTCTGGATCCGGGTACCGGCCACGGTGGTGGTCGAGACCTTCCGCGCGGTTCCGATGCTGATCCTGATGTTCTTCTTCTACTACGGATCCCTGCAGTACGACCTCGGTTTGTCACCGATGTGGGCGGTCGTGCTCGGGTTGACCCTCTACAACGGATCGGTACTCGCTGAAGTCTTCCGAGCCGGCCTCGTGGCGGTCCCGGTCGGACAGCGAGAAGCCGCGTACGCGATCGGCTTCCGGAAGAACCAGGTCGTCCGGACGATCCTGCTACCGCAGGCAGTGCGAACGATGCTTCCAGCGATCATCAGCCAGCTGGTCATCCTCCTGAAGGACACCTCGCTCGGCTTCATCATCACCTACAACGAACTCCTCTACGTGGGGCGGCAGATGGGGGCTCGCCAGGAGTTCGGGTTCCCCTACATTCCGACGTACATGGTCATCGCAGTTGTTTACATCGGACTGTGCGGATTGCTGACCCTGCTGGCGAACCGGCTCGAGGTCAGAGGTCGACGGGCGGTCAAGACGGCGCGTTCGCCGCTCAGTAGTGATCTGCCTGCCAACCGGGACACTGCACGACCGGACAAGATCCCAATGGGCAAATCTTGA
- a CDS encoding GIY-YIG nuclease family protein, giving the protein MIRHAYACEHEDSGLSGIHADSTDAEILQYTSQQSAKPHIFPVVPPRTWIVFIREGSNWARLWSVLENHGEISNDGTLRTFDLVASEQLADLRNRLVIGWRSPRTWRINATTAAGYPVMEIADAKPEPFPGFDRLALDYAQLQAVMREHRYTSWRTALTSVTGVYLITDTRDGRQYVGKADGAESIHQRWEAYAANGHGGNVELRNVNPATFRFSLLRVFDPATPTRQIDAAESHFKHALDTRRHGLNRN; this is encoded by the coding sequence GTGATCCGCCACGCCTACGCGTGCGAGCACGAGGACAGCGGCTTATCGGGCATCCACGCGGATTCCACCGACGCAGAGATCCTGCAGTACACGAGCCAGCAGTCCGCGAAACCACACATATTCCCGGTCGTTCCGCCCCGTACCTGGATCGTGTTCATCCGGGAGGGCAGCAACTGGGCCCGGCTCTGGTCGGTGTTGGAAAACCACGGCGAGATATCCAACGATGGGACGCTGCGCACGTTCGACCTCGTCGCCTCCGAGCAATTGGCCGACCTCAGGAACCGACTGGTGATCGGCTGGAGATCACCGCGCACCTGGCGGATCAACGCCACGACGGCCGCCGGCTACCCGGTCATGGAGATCGCCGACGCAAAGCCGGAGCCGTTCCCCGGCTTCGACCGGCTCGCTCTGGACTACGCCCAACTCCAGGCCGTGATGCGCGAACATCGCTACACCTCCTGGCGCACCGCACTGACGTCGGTGACAGGCGTCTACCTGATCACCGACACCCGCGACGGACGTCAGTACGTCGGCAAAGCCGACGGCGCAGAGAGCATCCACCAACGCTGGGAGGCCTACGCTGCCAACGGTCATGGCGGCAATGTCGAGCTGCGCAACGTCAATCCGGCGACCTTCCGATTCTCGTTGCTGCGAGTGTTCGACCCAGCGACTCCCACCCGGCAGATCGACGCGGCCGAGAGCCACTTCAAGCACGCCCTCGACACACGCAGGCACGGCCTGAACCGCAACTAA
- a CDS encoding MOSC domain-containing protein yields MADDVLADQASARDRATRPGYEIGKGQGLTAMNDPTRGEATGQPWRGEVCAVFAAETAGVEMHAVTSAQLVAGVGMSGDRYAFGKGHYSHLWHPDRQLTLIAQEVIDDVARAIGEPIEGVELRRNVVTRGVPLNSLVEKYFAVGEAIVYGGRLNVPCRYLERLIDKKVFEPLLGCSGLNCQILRGGTVRPGDVVRPLRPGEENAIEVPVALVGKDAG; encoded by the coding sequence GTGGCAGACGATGTGCTGGCCGATCAGGCGTCGGCCCGCGATCGAGCGACACGCCCGGGGTACGAGATCGGGAAGGGGCAAGGACTGACCGCGATGAACGATCCAACACGAGGCGAAGCTACCGGCCAACCATGGCGCGGAGAGGTGTGCGCTGTCTTCGCCGCCGAAACGGCGGGTGTCGAGATGCACGCGGTGACCTCAGCGCAACTGGTTGCCGGTGTGGGTATGTCGGGGGACAGGTACGCGTTCGGCAAGGGCCACTACTCGCACCTGTGGCACCCCGACCGCCAGCTCACGTTGATCGCCCAAGAAGTGATCGACGACGTCGCCCGTGCCATCGGTGAGCCGATCGAAGGCGTCGAGTTGCGGCGCAACGTCGTCACCCGCGGAGTTCCCCTCAACTCGCTAGTCGAGAAGTACTTCGCCGTGGGGGAAGCCATCGTCTACGGCGGTCGACTCAACGTGCCGTGCAGATACCTGGAACGGCTGATCGACAAGAAGGTGTTCGAGCCGCTGCTCGGGTGTTCCGGCCTCAACTGCCAGATCCTGCGTGGCGGCACGGTCCGCCCCGGAGACGTCGTGCGCCCTCTCCGCCCTGGCGAGGAGAACGCGATCGAGGTTCCTGTGGCTTTGGTGGGGAAGGACGCCGGATGA